From a single Ischnura elegans chromosome 7, ioIscEleg1.1, whole genome shotgun sequence genomic region:
- the LOC124161995 gene encoding uncharacterized protein LOC124161995: MAEADEDKTIDDSDGWEELGYENSHLIRRRDGDEDLSGCLGGPLSSLPPPITSTSNDTGSAQKVAKSDCPDLTEWLRILLEGADVPLDTNAPINSFPGWLDMEKVRRGRRFAMENVFGLVYAEMLSLAILFSLRGSLEPLIYTGKSSTPFTSYQRYLRTVLRVCSWYSSDPWECGSEAQRQLSEVRALHSAVSRKMNGSPGQEVATKVTLKGQMIRCPLTQELKRDFEDSGIPKAPEGCPFAEVSSLSRKTEGKVVYVNQMDMSITQFGFMGLVVMFPRKFGMHDCTEEDLDSFVHLWRALGKLLGIEDRYNFCSGTLEETRVRCSELIERWVKPNLLEVNEEWEHMYRCLVAGIRYYVPGNTFAVSLSYLCDVLQIPMPRLYAAMGWRERLLFLVHKLIFRVFMRFSGVRRYYNKMLSFALKKARNASPEYLQKLQENDYLYMTAVLNAMWK, from the coding sequence ATGGCGGAAGCAGATGAAGATAAGACCATCGACGATTCGGACGGGTGGGAAGAGCTCGGATATGAAAATTCGCATCTCATCCGCCGTCGTGATGGGGATGAGGACCTATCAGGATGCCTTGGAGGGCCACTTAGCAGTTTGCCGCCACCTATCACCTCCACGTCTAACGATACGGGCTCTGCTCAGAAGGTGGCGAAGTCGGACTGTCCCGATCTAACGGAATGGCTGCGAATTTTGCTGGAGGGTGCAGACGTCCCCCTGGACACCAACGCGCCGATCAACTCTTTCCCTGGGTGGCTGGACATGGAGAAAGTCCGCAGAGGTCGACGTTTCGCTATGGAGAACGTGTTCGGGTTGGTCTACGCCGAGATGCTCTCCCTGGCCATCCTCTTCTCCCTGAGGGGCAGCCTGGAGCCGCTGATATACACGGGGAAATCCAGCACGCCCTTCACTTCGTACCAGAGGTACCTGAGGACCGTGCTGCGCGTCTGCAGTTGGTACAGCAGCGACCCCTGGGAGTGCGGGAGCGAGGCTCAGAGGCAACTCTCCGAGGTCAGGGCCCTGCACTCGGCCGTGTCCAGGAAGATGAACGGATCTCCCGGGCAGGAGGTCGCGACTAAGGTCACCCTCAAAGGGCAGATGATCCGCTGCCCCCTGACCCAAGAATTGAAGCGGGACTTTGAGGATTCGGGCATACCGAAGGCTCCGGAGGGTTGCCCATTCGCGGAGGTATCCTCACTCAGTCGCAAGACTGAAGGGAAAGTTGTGTACGTCAATCAGATGGACATGTCCATCACTCAGTTCGGCTTTATGGGTTTGGTGGTGATGTTCCCGAGGAAATTTGGCATGCACGACTGCACTGAGGAGGATCTGGACTCGTTCGTCCACTTGTGGAGAGCGCTTGGAAAGCTCCTTGGCATCGAGGACCGGTACAACTTTTGTTCCGGGACTCTGGAAGAGACTAGGGTCAGATGTTCCGAGTTGATCGAGAGATGGGTAAAACCGAACCTGCTGGAGGTTAACGAGGAATGGGAACATATGTACCGATGTCTGGTGGCAGGGATAAGGTATTACGTTCCCGGGAACACCTTCGCCGTCAGCCTGTCGTACCTGTGCGACGTCTTGCAGATCCCGATGCCTCGTCTGTACGCGGCAATGGGATGGCGGGAGAGGCTCCTGTTCCTTGTCCACAAGTTGATCTTTCGGGTCTTCATGCGGTTTTCCGGCGTGCGACGGTACTACAACAAGATGTTGTCGTTCGCTTTGAAGAAGGCGAGGAATGCCTCGCCCGAGTACTTGCAGAAGTTGCAGGAGAACGACTACCTCTACATGACGGCGGTGTTAAATGCAATGTGGAAGTAG
- the LOC124162991 gene encoding pollen-specific leucine-rich repeat extensin-like protein 4, with translation MQVKLFSILAAAKYAKLNTLSNKLSNLAALSQSSASAFSGGAASTYAPPEPPVTYGPPPPPPATYGPPPPVTTLPPQTYGPPPPAPIITTPPRRYGPPATPAPVYEPPPPAYVPPPTTSYGPPPPPPTTSYGPPPPVGPYH, from the coding sequence ATGCAGGTGAAGCTGTTCTCCATTTTGGCGGCCGCCAAGTACGCCAAATTGAACACCTTATCAAACAAACTCTCCAACCTCGCCGCACTCAGTCAAAGCTCCGCATCGGCGTTCAGCGGAGGGGCCGCATCGACGTACGCCCCCCCAGAACCTCCGGTCACCTACGGGCCGCCTCCACCGCCTCCAGCCACCTACGGACCACCGCCCCCAGTCACGACGCTGCCCCCGCAGACGTACGGACCGCCGCCCCCGGCACCAATCATTACCACACCCCCCAGGAGGTATGGGCCACCGGCCACCCCCGCACCGGTGTACGAACCGCCGCCTCCAGCGTACGTCCCGCCTCCGACGACGTCATATGGACCGCCACCGCCTCCTCCGACGACGTCGTATGGACCGCCACCTCCAGTGGGGCCGTATCACTAA